From the genome of Phycicoccus duodecadis:
CAGAAGCAGGCCCTCCTCGCGCGCACCAAGGAGCTCGCCGCCCAGGTCAAGGCGCTCCAGGCCACCGCCGACGAGGCCCAGGTCGAGCTCGACACCCTGATGCGCACCATCGGCAACGTCGTCGAGCCCGAGGTCCCGGCCGGCGGCGAGGACGACTACGTGGTCCTCGAGGAGGTCGGCACGCCGCGCGACTTCGCGGCCGAGGGGTTCGAGCCCCGCGACCACCTGACGCTGATGGAGGGCCTCGACGCCGTCGACATGGAGCGCGGGGCCAAGGTCGCCGGCTCGCGGTTCTACTTCCTCAAGGGCGTGGGCGCCCGCCTCGAGATGGCGATGCTGCACCTGGCCATGCAGCGCGCCATCGGCCTGGGCTTCGTCCCGATGGTCACGCCCACCCTGGTCAAGCCCGACGTGATGGCCGGCGCGGGCTTCCTCGACCACCACGCCGACGAGGTCTACCGGCTCGAGGCCGACGACCTGTACCTCACCGGTACCTCGGAGGTCGCGCTCGCCGGCTACCACGCCGACGAGGTCGTCGACCTCTCCAACGGCCCGCTGCGCTATGCCGGCCAGTCGACCTGCTACCGCCGCGAGGCCGGCTCGTACGGCAAGGACACCCGGGGCATCATCCGGGTCCACCAGTTCAACAAGATCGAGATGTTCGTCTACTGCCGGCCCGAGGACGCCCAGGCCGAGCACGAGAACCTGCTGCGCCTCGAGAAGGAGATGCTGACCGCGCTCGGCCTGCCGTTCCGGGTCATCGACACCGCGGCCGGCGACCTCGGCGGCCCGGCCGCGCGCAAGTACGACTGCGAGGCGTGGGTGCCGACCCAGGGGCGCCACCGCGAGCTCACCTCGACCTCGAACTGCACGACCTTCCAGGCCCGGCGCCTCAACACGCGCTACCGGGGCTCGACGGGCAACGAGGTCGCCGCGACCCTGAACGGCACCCTGGCCACGACGCGCTGGCTGGTCGCCATCGTCGAGAACCACCAGCAGGCCGACGGCTCCGTGGTGGTGCCCGAGGTGCTGCGCCCGCTGGTCGGGCTCGACGTCCTGACGCCCGTCCGCTGACCCCGCGGACGGCGCCCGCCTCCACCCATCCCCTCCGCCCCGCGGCAAGCCGTTGAGGGCGCTCGGGCCCGAACGTCCGGGGAGATCGGCCGAACGGCCGATGCCCGCCTCGTCCGTTCGGCCAGACCCGAAATCGGCCGTCCGTAAGTGCTGCGGTGAAGGTAAAGAGTTCGTAAAGTACTCATCTAGAGGCGGTCAAGAGCGCAGGGGCTCGAGGCCACCGACGTGGCCACTGTCGCAGGGGCTGTGACCACGCCATGACGACGCCCCCTCTCCACGCGAGAGGGGGCGTCGCCGTGTCTGCGGGGGCCCCCGACGGTCGCCGTCCACCGTGCGTTCATCCGGCCTCGGTAGCGTGGCGTCCGATGACTTCCCCACACCTGGTCTGCCTCGACATCGACGGCACCACCGTCGACCACGACGGCCACCTCCACGAGCCCGTCCGGGCAGCGGTGCGCGCAGTGGCCGACGCCGGGCACCACCTCACCCTCGCCACCGGCCGCGCGGTGATCGGCACCCTCCCGGTGCTCGAGGCGCTCGGTCTCAGCACGGGGTACGCGGTCTGTGCCAACGGCGCGATCACCCTGCGGCTCGACCCCGCACTGCTCGACGGCTACGAGGTGCTCGAGGCCGTCACCTTCGACCCCGCCCCGGCCCTGCGGGTGCTGCGCGCGGAGTTCCCCACCGCGTTGGTCGCGGTCGAGGAGATCGGCGTCGGCTTCAAGGTGTCGGCGCCCTTCCCCGACGGCGAGCTCGACGGCACGCCCCAGGTCGTCAGCTTCGAGGAGCTGATGGCACACCCGGTCACCCGGGTCACCATCCGTGACCCCGAGGGCACCGACGAGGACTTCCTCGCCGGCGCCGAGCGCATCGGGCTGCACGGCGTCGAGTACGCCGTGGGCTGGAGCGCCTGGCTGGACATCACGCCCGAGGGGGTGTCGAAGGCCGCCGCGCTCGAGACGGTCCGGCGGCGGCTCGGCGTCGAGCCGCGGCTGACCCTGGCCGTCGGCGACCAGCGCAACGACCTCGAGATGCTGCGCTGGGCCGCCCGCGGGGTCGCGATGGGCAACGCGCCCGACGAGGTCAAGGCCGCCGCCGACGACGTCACCGGCCACGTCGACGAGCACGGGCTCGTCGACGTCCTGCGCACCCTGGCCTGAGCCGGCCTCCGGGGGCACCCACCCCGGGCCGTCGGGATCTCGACGCGGCGTCCCCGCAGGTGGCAGGGTGAGCGCCATGGACCTCGCCGACGCCACCCGCGCCACCCACCAAGCGAACGAGAGCCCGGTGGTCGAGTACGGCGCCCGGGTCGGGTTCGCGATCCTGGGTGTGCTGCACCTCCTCATCGCCTGGATCGCCGTCAAGATCGCCTGGGGGGTGGGCGGGGGCTCCAAGGAGGCCGACTCGTCCGGGGCGCTCAGGACCCTGGCCGGCTCGGGCACGGGGAGAGCCCTGCTCTGGGTCGCCGTCGTCGGCTTCCTCCTCCTCGGCGTGTGGAACCTCAGCGAGGGGTTCGTGCGCCGCCACGACAAGGCCGACCTGGTCAAGCTGGCGAGCAAGGGCGTCGTCTACCTGTTCTTCGCGTGGACCACCTTCAAGCTGGTGGGCCTCGACGCCGGCAGCCACAGCGAGAAGCAGACGGAGGGCTTCGCCGCGGCGCTCACCGGCAGCGTGCTGGGCCGGCTGGTCCTCGTGGTGGTGGGCCTGGTGATCCTCGGCATCGCCGGCTACCACGTCTACAAGGGGTACCAGAAGAAGTTCCTCGAGGACCTCGTCGAGCACCCGGGCCAGTGGGCGGTCCGGGCCGGCCGGGTCGGCTACATCGCCAAGGGCGTGGCGCTGGTCATCGTCGGCATCTTCTTCTTCGTGGCCGCCTGGACCGCCGACGCCCAGGACGTCAAGGGTCTCGACGGCGCGCTCAAGACCTTCCTCGGGCTGCCGTTCGGCCGGGTGCTGCTGACGCTCGTGGCCCTCGGGATCGCGGGCTACGGCGTCTACAGCTTCGCCCGGGCGCGCTACGCCCGGCTCTGAGCCCGGCGGTCGCCGGCGGCGTCGGGGCGCTCGGCCACCGCGTGCGCGTCGCGGCGCAGGTAGCCCCAGGCCAGCAGTGCACAGACCACGCCGTTGACCGCGCCCATGAGAACGTCGGTGACGTGGTGCGCGCCCCGGTAGAGCCGCGCGAACGAGACGAGGAACGGCACCACGATGCACAGCACCACGAGGATGCGGCGCGCGGCGACGTTCTGGATGCGGGTGGCCATCAGGGCGAACGAGACGTAGAGGGCGGTCGAGGCGCCGACGTGCCCGCTGGGGTAGCTCGATGTCGGCGGCGCCGGGTCGAGCCGCTCGACCGGCGGCCGGCTGCGCCCGACGACCGCCGTCGCGATGACGAACACGGTGGCCTGCACCGAGATCGCCAGGAGCGGGATGACGGCGTACCACCACTTCCGGGTTCGCCACAGGACCACGAGCGCCACCACGATGCCGACGGCGATGACGTACTCGGTGTTGCCGATCATCGACATCACCTTGGTGACGGCGTTGCCGGTGGCGGTGCGCTGCGCGGCCAGCCAGGTGTTGACCGAGTTCTCGGCCTTGAAGCCGCCGAGCGGCTTCATGATGACCAGCCCGATGGCCACGATCACCACGAACAGAGGGATCGCCGGGAGGACGGCGCGTACGAAGGCGTCGCGCACGGCCTCGCGGACGGTGGGCCGGGTGGGGTCGTCCCAGCGGGTGAGGATGGACATCAGCGCTCCTGGTGGGCGGTGTGGCGGTCGTCGGCGATGTCGTCGTCGCCGGGGTGGGGGTCGATGTCGGGGTCGTGCGCGGCCTCGCGGTCGCGCGGGTTCCAGTTGGCGTACCCCGCGTAGGAGGCCAGGACCAGCCCGGCCCCGGTGACCACCCCGACGGTGACGTCGCTGGGGTAGTGAACCCCGAGGAAGGTGCGGTCGAGGGCGGTGAGCACGACGAGCACCACGGACGCCGTGACCATGACCGCGCGCCAGGCCCGGGACGTGACGACCGGCCAGAGCAGGAGGACGGCGGTGGTGAAGAAGGCGGCCGAGCCGAGCGCGTGGCCGGACGGGAAGGAGAAGCCGGGGGCCTTGGAGACCGGGTCCTCCACCACCGGGCGCGCTCGCTGGAAGACGAGCTTGGCGGCGTACTCGATGAACCAGGCGACCATCATCGTCCCGAACGCCCACCACGCGCGGGTGCGCAGCCCCTTGCCGAGCCACACCCAGAGGCACAGCACCGTCCCGACGGCGTAGAGGTTGCGGGGGAGGAAGGCGGCCTGCCAGAAGAGCCAGAAGTCCAGCAGCCAGGGGTGGTCGCGGGTGATCGGGACCAGGGCGCGGATGGCGGCGTCGTCCGCGTTGATCAGCGGGTCCCACTTGCTGCGGACCAGGAAGCCGACCGAGAAGAAGACCGTCGCCACCACCAGGCCGTAGGCCGCGGCCCGGCCGAGCCGGCGGGCGCGCCGCTGCTGGTGCGCGCGCGTGTCCGTGCTGGTCATCAGGCATGTCTACCGCACCCGGGGGCGCGCTGACGCCGCAGCCGCCGGGCGCGCCGGGAGGCGTGGGATGCTGGGGCCGCCATGGCCGAGCTGAACGTCACCTCCCCCGCCAACCCCCGCCTCAAGGCGGTCGCCGCGCTGCGCCGGCGCCGCACCCGCGAGGAGGAGGGCGTCACGGTCGTCGACGGCTACGAGGAGCTGCGCCTGGCGGTGGGGGCCGGGGTCGTCCCGCGCACCCTGCTGTACTGCCCCGAGCTGATGCTCGACCCCGACGAGCAGCTCGCGCTGGTCGACGAGGTGCGCGCGCTGGGGGCCACGACCATCCGCTGCGCACGCTCGGCGTTCGAGAAGGTGGCCTACCGGGAGGGGCCCGACGGGTTCGTCGCGGTGGTGCCCGCGGCCGGGGTCGCGCTCAGCCATCTGGTGCTGCCCCCGGACCCGCTGGTGGTGGTGGTCGAGGCGCTCGAGAAGCCCGGCAACCTCGGCTCGGTGCTGCGTACCGCCGACGCCGCCGGGGTGGCCGCCGTGGTCGCCGCCGACCCCGCCACCGACTGGGGCAACCCCAACGTCGTACGGGCCAGCAAGGGCGCGGTGTTCTCGGTGCCGGTGGCCGCGGCCTCCCTGGCCGAGGTGCGGGAGTGGTTGCACGTCAACGACATCCGGATCGTGGCCACCACGCCGCACACCGACGTCCTGCATACGGCGGTCGACTACCGCGGGGCCGTCGCCATCGCCGTGGGCACCGAGAAGACCGGCCTCACCGACGAGCTGCTGGCCGCCGCCGACGCCCGTGTCCGCATCCCGATGGCGGGGCAGGTCAACTCCCTCAACGCCGGGGTGAGCGCAGCCGTCGTGGTCTACGAGGCGGTCCGACAGCGCTCGTCCTGAGACGGGTGGGGCTCCTGGGACCGCAGGGATACCGGGTGCGGGGCCCTCGGACCCGTGTCCGGAGCACCCGCGCGCATATGCGACCATGACAGGCATGCGAGTTGACCACGTCGTCTACGCGGCCGAGCACGATGGCGTGCACGCGACGGCCGAGCGTCTCGCGAAGCTGATCGGCGTCCGGCCGGTCGACGGGGGGATCCACCCGCGCTTCGGGACGCGCAATGTCATCCTGCCGCTCGCCCACGAGCGGTACGTCGAGGTCGTCGAGGTGCTCGAGCACCCCGCGGCCGACAAGGCCCCCTTCGGGCAGGTCGTCCGCGCCCGCTCCGAGGCCGGCGGCGGCTGGCTCGGCTGGGTCGTGCGGGTCGACGACATCGCCGAGCAGGAGGCCCGCCTGGGCCGCGAGGCCGTCCAGGGTAACCGGCGCCGCCCCGACGGCGTCGAGCTGCGCTGGCAGCAGATCGGTGTCAAGGGCCTCCAGGCCGACCCGCAGCTGCCGTTCTTCATCAAGTGGGACGACGAGGCGCCGCACCCCTCGCAGGACGCCGACACCGAGGTGACCATCGAGTCGCTCACTATCGCCGGCGACCCCGAGCGGGTCCGCGACTGGCTGGGCCTGCCGGCCGACTACACCTCGTCGGTCATCGAGTTCTCGTTCGTCTCGCCCCACGGCACGCCCGGACTCATGGCCGTCACGTTCGACACGCCTCAGGGCGAGGTCGTCGTCTGACCCTCCGGGGCCTCGGCCCCGGCGCGCCCCCTCAGCGGGCGCGCGACCAGCGCCGCAGCCGCAGGCTGTTGCTCACCACCAGCACGCTCGACGCGGCCATCGCCGCACCGGCGACCATGGGGCTGAGCACGCCGGCCACCGCCAGCGGGACGGCGGCCACGTTGTAGCCGAACGCCCAGGCCAGGTTCTGCCGGATGGTGCGCAGCGTCGCCCGGGAGAGTGCGATGGCGTCGACCACGGCCGGCAGCTCCGAGCGCAGCAGCACGATGTCGGAGGCCTCGGCCGCGACGTCGGTGCCGCTGCCCATGGCGATGCCGAGGTCGGCCTGGGCCAGGGCGGCCGCGTCGTTGACGCCGTCGCCCACCATCGCCACGACCCGGCCGCGACGCTGCAGGTCGGCGATCATGGCGTGCTTGTCCTCGGGTCGCACGTCGGCCACGACCCGGCCCACGGGGATGCCGACGTCGCGGGCGACGGTGACGGCCGCGCGGTCGTGGTCGCCGGTCAGCAGGTAGGTGGTGAGCCCGGCCTCCGCGAGGTCCCGTACGGCGCGCGCCGAGCTGCGCCGCACGGTGTCGGCGACGGTGAGCGAGGCGCGGGCGCGCCCGCCCCAGCCGACCCAGACCGTGGTGCCCTCGGCGGTGGGGCGCGCGACCTCGTCGGGTACCTCGTCGAACAGCTCGGCGCGCCCGACGGTGACCAGGGTGCCGTTGACCACGGCGCGGGCGCCGGCGCCCGGCAGGGACTCGAAGGCGGTGACGGCGGGCAGGCGCAGGGCCCGGGCGCCGGCGGCGGTGACGATGGCGCGGGCCACCGGGTGCTCACTGCCGTCCTCGACGGCGGCGGCCGCGCGCAGGGCCTGGTCCTTCAGCAGGCGGCCGACGGTGACGACCTGCACCAGGGTCATGGCGCCGGTGGTCACCGTGCCGGTCTTGTCGAGCACGATGGTGTCGATGCGCCGGGTGTCCTCGAGGACGTCGGCGCCCTTGATGAGGATGCCGAGCCGGGCGCCGCGACCGGTGCCGACCAGCAGGGCCGTGGGGGTGGCGAGCCCGAGCGCGCAGGGGCAGGCGATGACCAGCACCGAGATCGCGACCTCGAGGGCGCGCACGGCGTCGCCGCCGATGGCCCACCAGGCGGCGAACGTGACGGCGGCCAGGGCCAGCACCACCGGCACGAACACCGACGACACCCGGTCGGCGAGGCGCTGCACCGGGGCCTTGGAGGTCTGGGCCCGCTCGACGAGGCGGGCGATGCCGGCCAGGGTGGTGTCGGCGCCGACCCCGGTGGCCTCGACGACGAGGCGGCCGGTGGTGTTGACGGTGCCACCGGTGACGCCGTCGCCCGGGCCGACGTCGACGGGCTGGGACTCCCCGGTGACGAGAGCGGCGTCGATGCTGCTCGAGCCGTCGCGCACCACGCCGTCGGTGGCGACCTTCTCGCCGGGGCGGACCAGGAAGCGGTCGCCGACGACGAGGTCGGACGCCGGGACGCGCTGCTCGACGGTGGCGCCCGAGGCGGCGTCGGTCCGCAGGACGGAGGCCTCCTTGGCCCCGAGGTCGAGGAGGCCGCGCAGGGCGTCGCGGGTGCGGTCGGTGGCGCGGGCCTCCATCCAGCGCCCGATGAGCAGGAACGTGGTGACCACGGTGGCCGACTCGAACCACACGTGCGAGCCCTCGCCCGCCATCCCGCCGGCGCGGCCGCTGACCACGACGACCAGCGACCACAGGTAGGCGGCCAGCACGCCGAGCGAGACGAGGGTGTCCATGGTCGACGCGCGGTGCCGGGCGGCCTGGGCGGCTGCGCGGTGGAACGGCCAGCCGGCCCAGAGCACGACGGGCGTCGCCAGGACCAGCTGCACCCAGGGGCTGTTGGGGACGTCGGCGCCCGGCACCATCGCGAGGACGACGACGGGCACGGTGAGGGCGGCGGCCGAGAGGGCGCGCGAGCGGAGGTCGTCCTGGGAGGCGGGGCCGGCCGGGTCGGCCGGGGACGCCGCCTCCAGGACCTCGGCGCCGTACCCGGTGCGGCGCACGGTGCTGATCAGCTCGTCGACGGTGATCGGGCCGGTCCAGCGCACCGTGGCCTTCTCGGTGGCGAGGTTCACGACGGCGTCGACCCCGTCGAGGCGGCCGAGCTTCTTCTCGATGCGTGCCGAGCACGAGGCGCAGGTCATCCCGGTGATCGCGAGGTCGACCTCGTGGACCTCGCCGGTGGGGCGGTCGGTGGTCTGGGTCATCTCAGCTCCTCAGCAGCCGCGTGACAGCGGTCGTGACCTCGCCGACCTTGGCGGCGGCGGCCTCGTCCGACTCACGGGCGGCGGTGACGACGCAGTGCGCGATGTGCTCCTCGAGGAGGCCGACGCTGACGGCCTGGAGAGCGCGGGTCGCGGCGCTGACCTGGGTGAGGACGTCGATGCAGTACACGTCGTTCTCGACCATGCGGGCGATGCCGCGCACCTGGCCCTCGATCCGGCGCAGCCGCTTGAGCTGGGCGTCCTTGGTGGCGGAGTAGCCCGGCGGGGGCGTCGCCGCGGGGTCCGGGGTGGTCGCGCTCATGGCTCCAGAGTACCCCCCTAGGGTATGGGGTTCGAATCGGGCTCCGGGGCCTCCCGTCAGGATGTCACAGCCGGGGTCCGCAGGTCGCGCAGAACGCCCGACACGGCCTGCGCCACCGCCTCCCGGGCGGGCCCGAGGACCCTGCGGGGATCGATGACCTGCGGGTTCTCACCCAGCCCGGCACGCACCGCGGTGGTCCAGGCCTGACCCAGCAGGGTGCCGACGTTGATCTTGGTCATGCCCGCGGCGACGGCCCGGCGCAGCTCCTCGGGGGGCACGCCGGACGAACCGTGCAGGACCAGGGGCACGGGCACGGCGGCGTGCAGCCGGGCGACGAGGTCGTGGTCGAGAGTGGCCGTGCGGGTGGCCATGGCGTGGCTGCTGCCGACGGCGACGGCGAGCGCGTCGACCCCGGTGGCCTCGACGAACCGCGCCGCCTCGACCGGGCCGGTGCGCACGCCCGGCGCGTGGGCGCCGTCCTTGCCGCCGACCTCGCCGAGCTCGGCCTCGACGTGCAGCCCCTGCTCGTGCAGGGCGCGGGTGGCCCGGGCCGTGACGGCCCGGTTCTCGGCGTCCGGGAGCCGGCTGGCGTCGACCATCACCGACGAGAAGCCGTGCGCGGCGGCGGAGGCGACGAGGTCGAGGTCGGTGGCGTGGTCGAGGTGGAGGGAGGCCTCGATGGTCGCGTCCGCGGCCGCGGCGCGGCACGCGGCGGCCAGCGGCCCGACGCGGCCGCCGTGGAACGCGACGGCGTTCTCGCTGACCTGCAGGATCACCGGGGCGCCGGCCCGCTCCGCGCCGAGGAGCACCCCCTCGAGCTGCTCGAGCGTGACGACGTTGAAGGCCACGACGGCGCGGCCGCCCGCGGCTGCGGTGGCGACGAGGGCGGCGGTGGTGGTGAGGGGCACGGTGACCTCCGAGGTCGGTGTGTGTGGGGGGGCGGATGGCGTCAGGGGCGCGGCGTCGAGGGTGCGGAGGGGCGGCTCAGACCAGGAGCACCTCGACGCCGGCCTGCCGGAGTCGCTCGACCTCCGCGGCCGGGGCACCGACGTCGGTGACGAGCAGGGCGGCGCGCGAGGCGGGCAGGATGGGCGCCGCCGTCACCCGGCCGACCTTCGAGGAGTCGGCCACGACGACGAGCCGCTGCGTGCGCTCGGCCAGCCCGCGGTCGGTGCGCGCCTCGGCGGGGTCATGGGTCGTCAGACCGCCCGCGGCCGAGATGCCGTCGACCCCCATCACGGTGACGGCCAGGGCGAGGCCCTCGACGAAGCGGTCGGTCATCGGACCCACGGCCTCGTAGCTCTCGGGCCGCATCGTGCCGCCGGCGACGACGACCCGGATGCCGGGGTGGGCCGCCAGCTCGACGGCGATGTTCATGGCGTTGGTCACGACGGTGAGCCCCGAGCGGCCGACCAGCCGGCGCGCGACCTCGGTCGTGGTCGTCCCCCCCGAGACGGCCAGCGTCATCGGCCGGTGCGGCAGGGCCTCGACGCAGGCAGCGGCGATCCGGGCCTTGGCCTCCGGGTGGCGGGTGTCGCGGTAGCGCACCGGGAGCTCGGCGCGGGCGCGCGCGCCGGCCCCGCCGTGGACGCGGCGCACCAGTCCTCGGCGCTCGAGGACCGCGAGGTCGCGGCGCACCGACGAGCGGGACAGGCCGAGGCGGTCGGCGAGCTCCTCGACGTCGAGGCGGCCGGCCGCCTGTACGGCGTCGGCGATGCCGGCCAGCCGGGTGGCGCGGCGCGGAGTGACCGGCGCCGCCCGGCCCTCGTCCGCGGTACCGACCATGGGTCCATCCCACCATCCGCGCCGGTCGCCGTTGCGCGAACGCGCAGTCCGGCTGCGCGGATGGGCGGCGCCGGGCCGGGTCCGGGCCAGGATGGCGGGATGAGCCAGCCCTCCGCCCCCTCCGCCCCCACCGGCCCCCCCGCATCCGACACGACGACGATGCGCGAGATCGAGAGCCAGCCCGCGGTGTGGCGCACCCTGCTCGCGCGCCGCGCCGAGGCCACCGCCCTGCTGGCGGCCCCCGGTGAGCGGGTGCTGTTCGTGGGCTGCGGGACCTCGGCCTTCGTGGCGCACTCGCTGGCGGTGCTGCGCGAGGGTGCCGGGCTGGGCGAGTCCGACTGGGCCTACGCCTCCGAGCCGGGCAGTCCCCGGGCCTGGGACCGCGTCGTCGCCATCACCCGCTCGGGCACGACCACCGAGGTCCTCGAGGCGCTGCGGGGCTTCAGGGGCGGCGCCGGCGGTACGGCCGGTCCGCGCCTCGTGGTCGTGACGGCCGTCGACGGGATGCCCGCGGGCGAGGCTGCCGACGACGTGCTGGTCCTGGCCGAGGCCGACGAGTCGTCGGTGGTGCAGACCCGGTTCCCGACGAGCGTGCTGCTGCTGGGGCGCGCGGCCTTCGGCGAGGACGTCGCCGGCCTCCCCGAGCGCTGCGCCGAGGCCCTGGCCGGGGACCGCCCCGACCCGGCGCCCTTCGAGCACTTCGTCTACCTGGGGCGGGGCTGGGCCCTCGGGCTCGCCGACGAGGCGGCCCTGAAGATCCGTGAAGCGGCCCAGGCGTGGGCCGAGAGCTACCCGGCGCTGGACTTCCGGCACGGGCCCGTCGCGGTGGCCGGCGAGCGCAGCCACGTGTGGGTGTTCGGCGCGACCCCGCCCGCGCTGGCCGACGACGTGCGGGCCGTGGGGGCCAGCGTGCGGGAGTCCTCGCACGACCCGCTCGTCGAGCTGGTGCTGGCGCAGCGGCTGGCGGCCGACCTGGCCGCCCTGCGTGGCCTCGACCCCGACGCCCCGCGCCATCTCACCCGCAGCGTCGTCCTCGACGCCTGACCTGCGCGGCCCGCGGGCCCCGCTGGGGAGCGCCGCACCGGGAGGTCGGGACGGCTCTCGGATGCTCCCCGCTGGGGAGCAGAGGGCCGCGGCCCACGTGATGCCGGCGCGCTGCGTCATCCCGGGGAGCATCCGAGAGGCGACTCGCGCACCTCGGGCTCAGCCGAGGTGCTCCTTGACCAGCTTCTTCGGCGCCTTGGTCGCCCACGCGTCGGTGATGATCTCGGCCAGCTCGAGGTAGTCGAGCCGCCCCAGGTCGCGCTCGCGCACCAGGACGGCGTCGTACCCGTCGAAGTGCGGGGTGGTGAACCACGGCTCGCCCAGCCCGAGGATGGCGGCCTTGTCGTCGGGGCCGGGCACGGAGATGCAGATGACGTCGGGCATCCGCTCGCCGTCGTCGTCCACCGCGTCCTTGCGCGGGCCGCGCCACACCACGAAGGTCCTGCCCCGCACGGCGTACGACGGGTGCTCGTCGGTGCCCTCGCGGGTCACCTCCGGCAGGGCCATCGCGATGCCGTCGAGGTCGTCACGGTCGACGGGGCGGGGGTCGGTGCTGGCCACGGACCCACCCTCCCACAGCCCGCGGCATCCCGAATGTGTGTGAACACGCCGCAGAAACCCCGGCGTGTTCACACACGTTCGGGGGCCCGGGGTCACGGAAGGTGGCGGACCAGCCCCGGCGCGAGCCCGACGTAGGTCTGCGGGGTCATCGCGGCCAGGCGCTCCTCGACCTCGGCCGGCAGCCCCAGCCCGCGCACGAACGCGACGAGGTCGTCCTGGCCGATGCGCCGGCCCCGGGTGAGCTCCTTGAGCCGCTCGTACGGCTCCTCCATCCCGGCCACACCCTGCGCCCCGAGGGCCCGCATGGCCGACTGCACGGCCTCGCCGAGGACCTCCCAGTTGCCGTCGAGGTCGGCGGCCATGGTGGCGGGCACGGCATCCAGGCCGTCGAGCCCGCGGTGGGCGTTGTCGATGGCCAGGAGGCTGTGGCCGAAGGCCGAGCCGATGTTGCGCTGCATCGAGGAGTCGGTGAGGTCGCGCTGCAGCCGGCTCTGCACCAGCGTGGCGGCCAGCACGTCGAGGAGGGCGTTGCTGACCTCGAGGTTGGCCTCGGCGTTCTCGAAGCGGATGGGGTTGACCTTGTGCGGCATGGTGGAGCTCCCGACGGTGCCCTGCCCGCGGACCTGGGCGAAGTACCCCATCGAGATGTACGACCACACGTCGGTGCACATGTTGTGCAGCACCCGGTTGAACCGCGCGAGGTCGGAGTAGAGCTCGGCCTGCCAGTCGTGGCTCTCGATCTGGGTCGTCAGCGGGTTCCAGGTGAGGCCGAGGTGCTCGACGAAGGAGCGGCTCACGCCCTCCCAGTCGGCGCCCGGGACGGCAGCGAGGTGCGCGCCGTAGGTGCCGGTGGCACCGTTGAGCTTGCCCAGGAACTCGGCGTCCTCGATGCGGCGCAGCTGGCGGCGCAGGCGCCATGCCAGCACCGCGAGCTCCTTGCCCATCGTCGTTGGCGTGGCCGGCTG
Proteins encoded in this window:
- a CDS encoding DeoR/GlpR family DNA-binding transcription regulator; translation: MVGTADEGRAAPVTPRRATRLAGIADAVQAAGRLDVEELADRLGLSRSSVRRDLAVLERRGLVRRVHGGAGARARAELPVRYRDTRHPEAKARIAAACVEALPHRPMTLAVSGGTTTTEVARRLVGRSGLTVVTNAMNIAVELAAHPGIRVVVAGGTMRPESYEAVGPMTDRFVEGLALAVTVMGVDGISAAGGLTTHDPAEARTDRGLAERTQRLVVVADSSKVGRVTAAPILPASRAALLVTDVGAPAAEVERLRQAGVEVLLV
- a CDS encoding metal-sensitive transcriptional regulator gives rise to the protein MSATTPDPAATPPPGYSATKDAQLKRLRRIEGQVRGIARMVENDVYCIDVLTQVSAATRALQAVSVGLLEEHIAHCVVTAARESDEAAAAKVGEVTTAVTRLLRS
- a CDS encoding class II fructose-bisphosphate aldolase — encoded protein: MPLTTTAALVATAAAGGRAVVAFNVVTLEQLEGVLLGAERAGAPVILQVSENAVAFHGGRVGPLAAACRAAAADATIEASLHLDHATDLDLVASAAAHGFSSVMVDASRLPDAENRAVTARATRALHEQGLHVEAELGEVGGKDGAHAPGVRTGPVEAARFVEATGVDALAVAVGSSHAMATRTATLDHDLVARLHAAVPVPLVLHGSSGVPPEELRRAVAAGMTKINVGTLLGQAWTTAVRAGLGENPQVIDPRRVLGPAREAVAQAVSGVLRDLRTPAVTS
- the purB gene encoding adenylosuccinate lyase codes for the protein MPSTTDAAASGLSRAQSLADLDPPIALGALDGRYRGVVAPLVDHLSEPALNRARVHVEVEWLIHLTDHEVVPGVRRLTDAEKSGLREVVAGFSAAEIDEMAATERVTQHDVKAVEYFLKARLRDLAPASEDAGLAELIHFCCTSEDINNLSYAVMVRGAVHEVWLPRARALVDTLTSMARDLADTPLLAHTHGQPATPTTMGKELAVLAWRLRRQLRRIEDAEFLGKLNGATGTYGAHLAAVPGADWEGVSRSFVEHLGLTWNPLTTQIESHDWQAELYSDLARFNRVLHNMCTDVWSYISMGYFAQVRGQGTVGSSTMPHKVNPIRFENAEANLEVSNALLDVLAATLVQSRLQRDLTDSSMQRNIGSAFGHSLLAIDNAHRGLDGLDAVPATMAADLDGNWEVLGEAVQSAMRALGAQGVAGMEEPYERLKELTRGRRIGQDDLVAFVRGLGLPAEVEERLAAMTPQTYVGLAPGLVRHLP
- a CDS encoding heavy metal translocating P-type ATPase, producing the protein MTQTTDRPTGEVHEVDLAITGMTCASCSARIEKKLGRLDGVDAVVNLATEKATVRWTGPITVDELISTVRRTGYGAEVLEAASPADPAGPASQDDLRSRALSAAALTVPVVVLAMVPGADVPNSPWVQLVLATPVVLWAGWPFHRAAAQAARHRASTMDTLVSLGVLAAYLWSLVVVVSGRAGGMAGEGSHVWFESATVVTTFLLIGRWMEARATDRTRDALRGLLDLGAKEASVLRTDAASGATVEQRVPASDLVVGDRFLVRPGEKVATDGVVRDGSSSIDAALVTGESQPVDVGPGDGVTGGTVNTTGRLVVEATGVGADTTLAGIARLVERAQTSKAPVQRLADRVSSVFVPVVLALAAVTFAAWWAIGGDAVRALEVAISVLVIACPCALGLATPTALLVGTGRGARLGILIKGADVLEDTRRIDTIVLDKTGTVTTGAMTLVQVVTVGRLLKDQALRAAAAVEDGSEHPVARAIVTAAGARALRLPAVTAFESLPGAGARAVVNGTLVTVGRAELFDEVPDEVARPTAEGTTVWVGWGGRARASLTVADTVRRSSARAVRDLAEAGLTTYLLTGDHDRAAVTVARDVGIPVGRVVADVRPEDKHAMIADLQRRGRVVAMVGDGVNDAAALAQADLGIAMGSGTDVAAEASDIVLLRSELPAVVDAIALSRATLRTIRQNLAWAFGYNVAAVPLAVAGVLSPMVAGAAMAASSVLVVSNSLRLRRWSRAR
- a CDS encoding SIS domain-containing protein, translated to MSQPSAPSAPTGPPASDTTTMREIESQPAVWRTLLARRAEATALLAAPGERVLFVGCGTSAFVAHSLAVLREGAGLGESDWAYASEPGSPRAWDRVVAITRSGTTTEVLEALRGFRGGAGGTAGPRLVVVTAVDGMPAGEAADDVLVLAEADESSVVQTRFPTSVLLLGRAAFGEDVAGLPERCAEALAGDRPDPAPFEHFVYLGRGWALGLADEAALKIREAAQAWAESYPALDFRHGPVAVAGERSHVWVFGATPPALADDVRAVGASVRESSHDPLVELVLAQRLAADLAALRGLDPDAPRHLTRSVVLDA